A part of Spiribacter vilamensis genomic DNA contains:
- a CDS encoding DegT/DnrJ/EryC1/StrS family aminotransferase, whose protein sequence is MTRSKDEFLPFGAPYIGEEEIDEVVACLRSGWIGKGPRVDRLERDFAAYRRTARAVAVSSCTAALHLSLLSIGLKPGDEVITSPMTFCATVNAIIHAGLTPVLADVDPVTQNIDPQCVEDCITSRTRAILPVHLAGRPCDMDALVAIAQRHDLEIIEDCAHATEAEFRGQPLGTFGAFGCFSFYVTKNMTTAEGGMVLARDTAGQERVKMLSLQGLSRDAWNRFSSDGYKHYEVVDCGFKYNMTDLQAAIGIHQLHRLEANWHRRVALWDRYRQALSEVPVGLPAPPAYNTRHARHLFTLQVDPDHCGMDRDAFMRGMNARHIGLGIHYAGLPDQPYYQRQFGWDPADFPHATRISRQTVSLPFSVRLSDEDANDVVEAVTATIRSSTVSG, encoded by the coding sequence ATGACGCGTAGCAAGGATGAGTTTCTCCCGTTCGGGGCACCCTACATCGGTGAGGAAGAGATCGACGAAGTCGTGGCGTGCCTGCGCAGCGGCTGGATCGGCAAGGGACCGCGCGTGGATCGACTGGAACGGGATTTCGCCGCGTACCGGCGGACCGCCCGTGCGGTCGCCGTGAGCTCGTGCACGGCGGCGCTTCACCTGAGCCTCCTGTCGATTGGCCTGAAACCCGGCGACGAGGTCATCACCTCGCCGATGACGTTCTGTGCGACCGTCAACGCCATTATCCACGCCGGCTTGACGCCCGTTCTCGCGGATGTCGATCCGGTGACGCAGAACATCGATCCGCAGTGTGTCGAAGACTGCATCACCTCACGCACGCGGGCGATCCTGCCCGTCCATCTCGCCGGTCGTCCCTGCGACATGGATGCACTGGTTGCCATCGCGCAGCGGCATGACCTGGAGATTATCGAGGACTGTGCCCATGCCACCGAGGCGGAGTTCCGCGGGCAGCCGCTGGGGACCTTCGGGGCGTTCGGTTGCTTCAGCTTCTACGTCACGAAGAACATGACGACGGCCGAGGGCGGCATGGTGCTTGCGCGGGATACGGCGGGCCAGGAGCGCGTCAAGATGCTATCGCTGCAAGGCCTCAGCCGTGATGCCTGGAATCGCTTCAGCAGTGATGGCTACAAGCACTACGAGGTCGTGGACTGCGGCTTCAAATACAACATGACCGATCTCCAGGCAGCGATCGGTATCCACCAGCTGCATCGGCTCGAGGCCAACTGGCACCGCCGCGTTGCCCTCTGGGACCGCTATCGGCAGGCCCTGTCGGAGGTCCCCGTGGGGCTCCCTGCTCCCCCGGCGTACAACACCCGACACGCGCGTCATCTGTTTACCCTCCAGGTCGATCCGGACCATTGCGGCATGGATCGCGATGCGTTCATGCGAGGGATGAACGCTCGACACATCGGCCTCGGAATTCACTATGCAGGCCTGCCGGACCAGCCCTACTACCAGCGCCAGTTCGGCTGGGATCCGGCGGACTTCCCGCACGCCACGCGCATCTCGCGGCAGACGGTCAGCCTGCCGTTCTCGGTGCGGTTGTCCGACGAGGATGCCAACGACGTCGTCGAAGCGGTCACCGCAACCATCCGCTCGTCCACCGTTTCCGGCTGA
- a CDS encoding glycosyltransferase, which translates to MVEHATRPTTDVIVNTASWLPLTERWIYTQVAYLPSSIRSHVVCRSTRDADQVPVPRLNSYDALTPGEKCRVLYRGGRRLGGHLRRRTALIAHVAEQTGAGIVHSHFGYAGYMVASAVNRLGLRHIVTFYGVDMSALPQADPRWHDRYSELFGLADRVLCEGEHMAGCLADLGCPAEKLRVHHLGVDTGALEFRPRQRQPDEPLRVLMAASFREKKGLTYGIRALALLAERVPVELTLIGDAGSHPKSVAEKHRIEAVLAETGLMDRTRLLGYQPYARLLKESDAHHVFLSPSVTASDGDTEGGAPVTLIEMAAIGIPIVSSRHADIPGVVEDGVGGLLADEGDVKGLAACLARFVDEPALSWELTAAARRHVEQSFDASAQGRALAAVYSEFA; encoded by the coding sequence ATGGTGGAGCACGCAACCCGGCCCACCACCGATGTGATCGTGAATACGGCCTCCTGGCTACCGCTGACCGAGCGCTGGATTTACACACAGGTTGCGTACCTGCCTTCATCGATTCGCTCGCACGTCGTATGCCGTAGTACCCGTGATGCAGACCAGGTACCGGTGCCCCGGCTCAACAGTTACGACGCGCTGACACCGGGGGAGAAATGCCGTGTGCTTTATCGTGGCGGCCGACGCCTGGGAGGCCACCTGCGCCGTCGTACCGCGTTAATAGCCCATGTTGCCGAACAGACCGGGGCCGGCATCGTGCATTCGCACTTCGGCTACGCCGGTTACATGGTCGCGAGCGCGGTCAACCGCCTTGGCCTTCGTCACATCGTGACGTTCTATGGTGTCGACATGAGCGCGCTGCCTCAGGCTGATCCGCGCTGGCACGATCGTTACAGCGAGCTGTTCGGACTCGCCGATCGCGTGCTTTGCGAAGGCGAGCACATGGCGGGGTGCCTGGCCGACCTGGGCTGTCCCGCGGAAAAGCTCCGCGTGCACCACCTGGGTGTCGATACCGGCGCGCTCGAGTTCCGGCCGAGACAGCGGCAACCGGACGAACCATTGCGCGTGCTCATGGCCGCGTCGTTCCGGGAGAAAAAGGGCCTGACCTACGGCATCCGGGCGCTCGCGCTGCTGGCCGAGCGAGTACCGGTGGAACTTACGCTTATCGGCGACGCCGGCAGCCATCCGAAATCGGTGGCGGAAAAGCACCGAATCGAGGCAGTCCTGGCCGAGACCGGCCTGATGGACCGGACACGGCTTCTTGGCTATCAGCCCTACGCACGACTGCTAAAAGAAAGCGATGCGCATCATGTCTTTCTCTCGCCGAGCGTTACCGCCAGCGACGGAGATACCGAAGGCGGTGCACCGGTGACGCTGATTGAAATGGCCGCGATCGGCATACCGATTGTCAGCAGCCGACACGCCGATATTCCCGGCGTCGTGGAAGACGGGGTCGGAGGTCTGCTGGCGGACGAAGGTGACGTGAAAGGCCTGGCCGCCTGCCTGGCGCGATTCGTGGACGAGCCGGCACTCTCGTGGGAGCTGACGGCCGCGGCTCGGCGGCATGTCGAGCAGTCCTTCGATGCATCGGCGCAGGGGCGTGCGCTCGCCGCGGTTTATAGCGAATTTGCATAG
- a CDS encoding glycosyltransferase codes for MRCSVIIPCHNNAGTIAGALESVRMQAYPATEIIVIDDASDDDSAAIAAATGIPDRILRVEHRNAAAARNAGIAQASCEWVAFLDADNHWLLDHLATARVLLEAGNDGVFYASPLAAGQQARDGFGVMRSGHPLKQAATGLDRDTFLDWRLRWGWGFPTTGIVISRSILQEIGGFDVTQIKRHDFELVMRAICHATWCATPIATWWSHPPRPGDISADPVDCAFYAFRAVQRNEARYSGRRFSRLLSRSAYRAALTAYRHGDRQSVSNAVGDGKRYLKTHQLARLSLVTLSNWFK; via the coding sequence ATGCGATGCTCGGTCATCATTCCATGCCACAACAACGCCGGTACGATCGCCGGAGCACTTGAAAGTGTCCGGATGCAGGCTTATCCGGCGACGGAGATCATCGTGATTGACGATGCCTCCGATGATGACAGTGCAGCAATCGCGGCCGCGACGGGCATCCCGGACCGGATCCTGCGGGTTGAACACCGAAATGCTGCCGCGGCCCGCAACGCTGGCATTGCGCAGGCGTCATGCGAGTGGGTTGCCTTCCTTGATGCGGATAACCACTGGCTCCTCGATCATCTGGCAACAGCGCGTGTCCTGCTTGAAGCAGGAAATGACGGCGTTTTCTACGCGTCACCGCTCGCCGCCGGGCAGCAAGCCCGTGATGGCTTTGGGGTAATGCGATCAGGTCACCCCTTAAAGCAGGCGGCAACCGGCCTCGATAGAGATACGTTCCTTGACTGGCGGTTGCGATGGGGCTGGGGCTTTCCGACCACGGGGATCGTGATCTCACGATCAATCCTTCAGGAGATCGGCGGCTTCGACGTCACGCAGATCAAGCGACACGACTTTGAGCTGGTGATGCGGGCGATTTGCCATGCCACCTGGTGCGCCACTCCTATCGCGACCTGGTGGTCGCATCCGCCTCGGCCGGGAGATATTTCAGCCGATCCCGTGGATTGTGCGTTTTACGCGTTTCGTGCTGTTCAGCGGAACGAGGCGCGATATTCCGGGCGGCGATTCTCCCGCCTTCTTTCCCGTAGTGCCTATCGTGCAGCGCTCACCGCTTACCGGCATGGCGATCGTCAATCCGTGAGCAACGCAGTCGGCGATGGAAAGCGATACCTTAAAACCCATCAGCTAGCGAGACTATCGCTGGTGACTCTGAGTAATTGGTTCAAATGA